The Stieleria maiorica genome includes the window CGGCGTTCCCACCCGAGGAGCCTCTTGAGGGCGATGCTCTAAAGATTTGGCAGTCGGAGCATCGCTGGTCTCCAAACCGCCTACGGCACACTCGAGGAACTGAAGTGCGAAAGCAATTCGGACTTGAAGCCGCCCAAGTGATTCTCGGTCACGCTGCAGCCAATGTCACCGAGATCTACGCAGAGCGGGACGCGGAGAAAGCGCGAGACGTTGTCCGAAAGACCGGATAGGGCACGATCGTTTTTGGTAGTTCATTGCAAAAACAAAATCCAACGTTTGTCACGAGCATGAAAGGTTGCGTGCGGAAGGCGGGGCTCAGTGAATGCATCGACATTCACGCCGTTCGCTTTCGGGGCCACATCGGTGACCGGCATCCAAGGTTAATTCTGTCCGAAAAAGCGCTACGTACGGGTGATGGGAGCATGTTGCCCCCGGAAACCTGACTTTTTTCGCTTTCGGAGCACTTACGATGTCGCACATCGTCGAAATTCAGACCGAAATCCGCGATGCGGCCGCCGTCCGGGCCGGCTGCAATCGCTTGGGGCTTCAGCCGCCCGGTGAGGGCACCTTCAAACTGTTTAGCAAGACAGCGTCCGGCCTGGGCGTCCAGCTGCGTGACTGGCGCTACCCGGTCGTCTGCGAGCTCGATACCGGGAAGGTCCAGTACGACAACTACCAGGGCCGTTGGGGAGACCCCAAACGGCTCGACGAGTTCATGCAGGCCTACGCCGTCGAGCGGGCCAAGTTGGAGGCCCGGAAACAGGGGCACTCGGTCAGCGAACAGCGGCTGGCCGATGGTTCGATCAAGGTCACCGTCCAGGTCGGAGGTGCCGCATGAAGACCATCGAAATCATCGTCGCCCCCGATGGGAACACCCGGGTGGAAACCAACGGCTTTACCGGAAGCGACTGCCGGCAGGCGAGTCGGGTCCTGTTGCAGGCTCTGGGCCAACAGACCATCGAAAAGCTGAAACCGGAGTTTCATCAGGCTGCCAACGAGCAGCAACAGCGGGCCAGCGAGTGATCGCGGGCTTTTGCCTTCTTCCCGGCGGCATTCTGCCGTCATCGTCAACACACCACCCCCTTGGAGTACACC containing:
- a CDS encoding DUF1257 domain-containing protein encodes the protein MSHIVEIQTEIRDAAAVRAGCNRLGLQPPGEGTFKLFSKTASGLGVQLRDWRYPVVCELDTGKVQYDNYQGRWGDPKRLDEFMQAYAVERAKLEARKQGHSVSEQRLADGSIKVTVQVGGAA
- a CDS encoding DUF2997 domain-containing protein, whose amino-acid sequence is MKTIEIIVAPDGNTRVETNGFTGSDCRQASRVLLQALGQQTIEKLKPEFHQAANEQQQRASE